The following is a genomic window from Deltaproteobacteria bacterium.
GGTCTGTTCGGTGTCGATGACGTGGATGGGCGTGTCGCCGACGCTTCCGGCATAGAAAACGATGATCTCGGCCGGGACGGCCCCGGGGTTGCGGCCGGTGTGCCAGGTTTCCACGACCTCGACAATGGGGGCCCCGGCCTGGAGGGGCAGGACTTGCCCCTGGCTGGTGGTCACGACGAGTTCGCCGGACAAAAGGACTCCGGCGTTGATGACCGGGTGCTTGTGCCGGGGAAGCGTCGCTCCGGCCGGGATGGTGATGCGCAGGATGGTGATCTCGGGTCGGCCGGCGGGGTAGTCGGGCAGGGCCGCCCCGTTCCAGCTCTCTGAGGATTGGACCAGTTTTTGGGACACGACCCCGGCCTCCCGGGCCAGGGCGGGAACGCAGATCAGATGGACGAGGGCCAGGGCCAAAAAGAGGGCTCGGATCATGCTTGTCTCCGGATTGAGGTTCGACGGGACGGGTTTTGGAGATGTTGACGTCGGGGGCGTCTGCAGGGCAATCAGAGCCCGGCATCCTTCTAAAGGCCTTCAACCCGATTCGCAAGGAAAAGAGCGCATGAGA
Proteins encoded in this region:
- a CDS encoding cupin domain-containing protein, with product MIRALFLALALVHLICVPALAREAGVVSQKLVQSSESWNGAALPDYPAGRPEITILRITIPAGATLPRHKHPVINAGVLLSGELVVTTSQGQVLPLQAGAPIVEVVETWHTGRNPGAVPAEIIVFYAGSVGDTPIHVIDTEQT